One Heterodontus francisci isolate sHetFra1 chromosome 3, sHetFra1.hap1, whole genome shotgun sequence DNA window includes the following coding sequences:
- the si:dkey-29b11.3 gene encoding actin-binding Rho-activating protein-like — translation MAESGGNHIAPGMPGQPGTARLKEKWQEWADDHREYQRCNPFSGSHAVTLQLQRGGEEYGHPKKGSKTDQRGKDAHILVGKEVEELLYIIRRNGELGSDGNICITFGRLFDAYVTISNKVVGLLLRARKHGLVHFDGEMLWQGRDDRALITLLE, via the coding sequence ATGGCAGAAAGTGGAGGCAATCACATAGCGCCAGGCATGCCAGGACAGCCCGGAACAGCAAGACTAAAGGAGAAGTGGCAGGAATGGGCCGATGATCATAGAGAGTACCAGAGGTGCAATCCTTTCAGTGGCTCCCATGCGGTGACTTTGcagctgcagagagggggagaagaATACGGGCATCCTAAAAAGGGGTCTAAAACCGACCAGAGGGGCAAAGATGCACATATCCTGGTCGGGAAAGAAGTTGAGGAGTTGCTTTATATTATCAGAAGGAACGGCGAACTCGGGTCGGATGGAAACATTTGTATAACTTTTGGAAGATTGTTTGATGCCTATGTAACAATTTCCAATAAAGTGGTGGGGCTCCTGCTGCGAGCAAGGAAACACGGTCTGGTTCACTTTGATGGGGAAATGCTTTGGCAAGGAAGGGATGATCGCGCTCTCATCACATTGCTGGAGTGA
- the hint3 gene encoding histidine triad nucleotide-binding protein 3 isoform X1: MAAMAMEAPATAESPGLGESPVETNAPTPAGGESEAPTPAGGESESEAPTPAGGESESEAPTPAGGESESEAPIAAGAEFEKKCIFCKIGNKEESVDLLHWDEQFACFRDIRPGAPHHYLVVPRKHIGNCKSLKKEHISVVQKMVNIGKNVLQEKGIDDLADVRLGFHWPPFCTITHLHLHVLAPASQMGFISRLVYRINSYWFITVDQLIEKLKSLPDN, from the exons ATGGCGGCGATGGCGATGGAAGCTCCAGCGACTGCCGAGTCTCCGGGCCTGGGAGAGTCTCCAGTCGAGACCAACGCCCCGACCCCGGCCGGAGGAGAGTCGGAGGCCCCGACCCCGGCGGGAGGAGAGTCCGAGTCGGAGGCCCCGACCCCGGCCGGAGGAGAGTCCGAGTCGGAGGCCCCGACCCCGGCGGGAGGAGAGTCCGAGTCGGAGGCCCCGATCGCGGCTGGTGCAGAGTTTGAAAAGAAATGTATCTTCTGCAAAATCGGGAACAAAGAGGAGTCGGTGGATCTGCTGCACTGG GATGAGCAATTTGCTTGTTTTAGGGACATCCGACCTGGTGCACCCCATCATTATCTTGTAGTGCCAAGAAAACACATTGGAAATTGCAAATCTCTGAAGAAGGAACACATATCAGTAG TTCAGAAGATGGTGAACATTGGAAAAAATGTACTACAAGAAAAGGGTATCGATGACCTGGCAGATGTGAG GCTGGGCTTTCACTGGCCTCCATTCTGCACAATAACTCACTTGCACTTGCATGTACTGGCTCCAGCCAGTCAGATGGGATTTATATCGAGATTGGTTTACAGAATCAATTCCTACTGGTTCATTACA GTTGACCAGTTGATTGAAAAGCTAAAGTCGCTTCCAGATAATTGA
- the hint3 gene encoding histidine triad nucleotide-binding protein 3 isoform X3, whose protein sequence is MAAMAMEAPATAESPGLGESPVETNAPTPAGGESESEAPTPAGGESESEAPIAAGAEFEKKCIFCKIGNKEESVDLLHWDEQFACFRDIRPGAPHHYLVVPRKHIGNCKSLKKEHISVVQKMVNIGKNVLQEKGIDDLADVRLGFHWPPFCTITHLHLHVLAPASQMGFISRLVYRINSYWFITVDQLIEKLKSLPDN, encoded by the exons ATGGCGGCGATGGCGATGGAAGCTCCAGCGACTGCCGAGTCTCCGGGCCTGGGAGAGTCTCCAGTCGAGACCAAC GCCCCGACCCCGGCCGGAGGAGAGTCCGAGTCGGAGGCCCCGACCCCGGCGGGAGGAGAGTCCGAGTCGGAGGCCCCGATCGCGGCTGGTGCAGAGTTTGAAAAGAAATGTATCTTCTGCAAAATCGGGAACAAAGAGGAGTCGGTGGATCTGCTGCACTGG GATGAGCAATTTGCTTGTTTTAGGGACATCCGACCTGGTGCACCCCATCATTATCTTGTAGTGCCAAGAAAACACATTGGAAATTGCAAATCTCTGAAGAAGGAACACATATCAGTAG TTCAGAAGATGGTGAACATTGGAAAAAATGTACTACAAGAAAAGGGTATCGATGACCTGGCAGATGTGAG GCTGGGCTTTCACTGGCCTCCATTCTGCACAATAACTCACTTGCACTTGCATGTACTGGCTCCAGCCAGTCAGATGGGATTTATATCGAGATTGGTTTACAGAATCAATTCCTACTGGTTCATTACA GTTGACCAGTTGATTGAAAAGCTAAAGTCGCTTCCAGATAATTGA
- the hint3 gene encoding histidine triad nucleotide-binding protein 3 isoform X2, with the protein MAAMAMEAPATAESPGLGESPVETNAPTPAGGESEAPTPAGGESESEAPTPAGGESESEAPTPAGGESESEAPIAAGAEFEKKCIFCKIGNKEESVDLLHWDEQFACFRDIRPGAPHHYLVVPRKHIGNCKSLKKEHISVVQKMVNIGKNVLQEKGIDDLADVRLGFHWPPFCTITHLHLHVLAPASQMGFISRLVYRINSYWFITTYFLSCHNLPDSVR; encoded by the exons ATGGCGGCGATGGCGATGGAAGCTCCAGCGACTGCCGAGTCTCCGGGCCTGGGAGAGTCTCCAGTCGAGACCAACGCCCCGACCCCGGCCGGAGGAGAGTCGGAGGCCCCGACCCCGGCGGGAGGAGAGTCCGAGTCGGAGGCCCCGACCCCGGCCGGAGGAGAGTCCGAGTCGGAGGCCCCGACCCCGGCGGGAGGAGAGTCCGAGTCGGAGGCCCCGATCGCGGCTGGTGCAGAGTTTGAAAAGAAATGTATCTTCTGCAAAATCGGGAACAAAGAGGAGTCGGTGGATCTGCTGCACTGG GATGAGCAATTTGCTTGTTTTAGGGACATCCGACCTGGTGCACCCCATCATTATCTTGTAGTGCCAAGAAAACACATTGGAAATTGCAAATCTCTGAAGAAGGAACACATATCAGTAG TTCAGAAGATGGTGAACATTGGAAAAAATGTACTACAAGAAAAGGGTATCGATGACCTGGCAGATGTGAG GCTGGGCTTTCACTGGCCTCCATTCTGCACAATAACTCACTTGCACTTGCATGTACTGGCTCCAGCCAGTCAGATGGGATTTATATCGAGATTGGTTTACAGAATCAATTCCTACTGGTTCATTACA ACCTATttcctgagctgtcacaacttgccaGATTCAGTGAGGTGA